Proteins found in one Oncorhynchus mykiss isolate Arlee chromosome 17, USDA_OmykA_1.1, whole genome shotgun sequence genomic segment:
- the LOC110485623 gene encoding leucine-rich repeat protein SHOC-2, translating into MSSTLGNKDKDWKEKDLKGGPTGGKEREKEAKALAGLGGKDCGKDPKAKGKDAKEGKKDAGSASPAVAFSVDNTIKRPNPAPGTRKKSSNAEVIKELNKCREENSMRLDLSKRSIHMLPTSIKELTQLAELYLYSNKLQSLPSEVGCLSGLVTLALSENSLTSLPESLDSLKKLRMLDLRHNKLREIPAVVYRVTSLTTLYLRFNRITAVERDIRNLAKLTMLSIRENKIKQLPAEIGELCNLITLDVAHNQLEHLPKEIGNCTQITNLDLQHNELLDLPETIGNLASINRLGLRYNRLSAIPRSLAKCRELEELNLENNNISVLPEGLLSSLVNLTSLTLARNCFQSYPVGGPSQFSTIYSLNMEHNRINKIPFGIFSRAKVLSKLNMKDNQLTSLPLDFGTWTSMVELNLATNQLTKIPEDICGLISLEVLILSNNLLKKLPHGIGNLRKLRELDLEENKLESLPNEIAYLKDLQKLVLTNNQLTTLPRGIGHLTNLTHLGLGENLLQHLPEEIGTLENLEELYLNDNPNLHSLPFELALCSKLSIMSIENCPLSHLPPQIVAGGPSFIIQFLKMQGPYRAMV; encoded by the exons ATGAGTAGTACTTTAGGTAACAAAGACAAAGACTGGAAAGAGAAGGACCTGAAAGGAGGTCCGACAGGAGGGAAAGAAAGGGAAAAAGAGGCCAAGGCTCTGGCTGGTTTAGGCGGCAAAGATTGCGGCAAGGATCCCAAGGCCAAAGGGAAAGACGCCaaagaaggaaagaaggatgCAGGTTCCGCGTCGCCTGCCGTCGCCTTCTCCGTGGACAACACGATAAAGAGGCCCAACCCGGCGCCGGGGACACGCAAGAAGTCCAGCAACGCCGAG GTGATCAAAGAGCTCAACAAGTGCCGTGAGGAGAACTCCATGCGTCTGGACCTGTCCAAGCGTTCCATCCACATGTTACCCACCTCCATCAAGGAACTCACCCAGCTGGCAGAGCTCTACCTTTACAGCAACAAGCTCCAGAGCCTCCCCTCAGAAGTGGGCTGCCTGTCTGGCCTGGTCACCTTAGCCCTGAGTGAGAACTCTCTAACCAGCCTCCCAGAGTCCTTGGACTCCCTGAAGAAGTTGAGGATGCTGGACCTGAGGCATAACAAACTGAGGGAGATACCGGCGGTGGTTTACCGGGTGACGTCGCTGACCACACTGTACCTGAGGTTCAACCGGATCACGGCGGTAGAGAGGGACATCCGGAACCTGGCGAAGTTGACCATGCTCAGCATCCGTGAGAACAAGATCAAACAGCTGCCTGCCGAGATAG GGGAGCTCTGTAACCTCATCACCCTGGACGTAGCCCATAACCAGCTGGAACATCTACCCAAGGAGATCGGCAACTGCACCCAGATCACCAACCTGGACCTACAGCACAACGAGCTACTGGACCTACCAGAAACTATAG GTAACTTGGCAAGCATAAACCGCTTGGGTCTGCGGTACAACAGGTTGTCAGCCATCCCCAGATCGCTAGCCAagtgcagagaactggaagagcTCAACCTAGAAAACAACAACATCTCCGTGTTACCAGAA GGTCTCCTGTCTAGTCTGGTGAATCTGACCAGTCTAACCCTGGCGAGGAACTGTTTCCAGTCCTACCCGGTGGGAGGACCCTCCCAGTTCTCCACCATCTACTCTCTCAACATGGAGCACAACCGCATCAACAAGATCCCCTTTGGAATCTTCTCCAGGGCCAAAGTCCTCAGCAAACTCAACATGAAG gACAACCAGTTGACGTCTCTGCCTCTAGACTTTGGCACGTGGACCAGTATGGTGGAGCTCAACCTGGCCACCAATCAGTTGACAAAGATCCCTGAGGACATCTGCGGTCTCATTTCGCTTGAG GTCTTGATATTGTCCAACAATCTTCTCAAGAAGTTGCCACATGGTATTGGCAACCTGAGGAAACTACGGGAGCTCGACTTGGAGGAGAACAAGCTGGAATCGCTCCCGAATGAAATCGCTTACCTGAAAGATTTACAG AAACTAGTGTTGACCAATAATCAGCTGACCACGTTGCCCCGTGGGATCGGTCACCTCACCAACCTGACCCACCTGGGTCTGGGAGAGAACCTGCTGCAGCACCTGCCAGAGGAGATCG GTACACTGGAGAACTTGGAGGAGCTGTACCTCAATGACAACCCCAACCTGCACAGCCTCCCGTTTGAGCTGGCCCTGTGCAGCAAGCTGTCCATCATGAGCATCGAGAACTGTCCTCTCAGCCATCTGCCCCCGCAGATCGTTGCCGGGGGCCCCTCCTTCATTATCCAATTCCTCAAGATGCAGGGGCCCTACCGGGCCATGGTCTGA